The Musa acuminata AAA Group cultivar baxijiao chromosome BXJ2-2, Cavendish_Baxijiao_AAA, whole genome shotgun sequence genome contains the following window.
TATTATTctcaatattttatgaaatattagttGAGAATATATAAGAATCAAATATTTACTTTAAATATGTTTTACAGCAAAAAAGATATGGTCCTTTGATGCAACAAGCTTAAGTGTACAAGTATATTTGAGTATAAGATTAAATTATGATAATAGACATGCTTATAGTGACTAAAAGTTGTTACTGAATTGTAATTAACCTTAAGTAAACATGATTAAAGTAATAAATTTTAAGTTTTAAATATCATGTAATAAAGGATAATAAGTTACTAATGCATAGATGAAGcaacaaaaaattaaataaaaaatataaattaaagagAAGTGTTATGCTGTAACCTTATAATTATAttagcaaaaaataaacttgaaacaAGGACCAATAGGATTAAACCCTAGAACTCAAGACAATTTTTTAAATAACTCCATTTTATTTTAATCTCATCCTCTTTATAAACTTATAActcatatttttttctcttattctttGGTCATTCTCTCAACTTTTCTCATGAAAGCTAGGTACCCCAAACTTAAGAAATGTTAAGATAAAAAAAACTCAATTCTTTCCTTACTATACCTagcattttaattttataaattatagacTAATATTTTTATCTACTTTTGAGCAACCttgattttaaattaatatttaatttttagatatatttatataaatctcTTATGGTGTAAGACCTCTAGTATAACTTTAGTTTGGGATTAATGCATAGAGTTATAAGTGTCTCAATCCGTGAtacttaaaatttattatttttttagaatgAGTTTTATTTGAGTCGAATTGATGTACTTACAGATATGATTAGGCtttatcttttgatatattttaaaatatttccttAGAATTCTATGAGATTTGAAAATAAGTGAATACCAACTTTGTGCACCAACATATAAAGTTTATAAGTTCAGATAATCTCAACCTAATTTCAGTAGAATAAAATAGGTAAATTAAGAAGGTACTATAGCCTCCAAATAATTCTGTTTTAAGCtaaaaaaattatgtatttagTTTGTCTTCTAGTCttttacaaaattttatgataatttaagattATTTGGTCAACTAAAATAGTAATGTAAAATGTTTTCACAGAATTATGTAATAGTTTAAGTGTTACTAACTACTATGGTGAAATTTTGATACATTTTAGGTTGAGTATAGTCTATTTTATTAgagattttatcaaaaaattttataaaattattataaattaaatatctCATGACCCTATGCTTCTAATTTAATAGGCGTATCACTCTCTAGCATACTTGATCATTAAGAAATATAATCTTTCATTGacatatttatttttgaattaaataaggtaaatataaatttaattcactataaaaaagtgatcataaaaatgaatatatattttataaacataaaaatatatgaattgagatGCGCATGCGCATACACAcatacaaacacacacacacacatatatatatatatatatatatatatatatatatatatatatatatatatatatatatatatatatatataagagtgcATGTGTTTTCAATGATATACAGTGTGAGAGTGTATAGATATATTATGACGTGCATTGCATGTATATACTATTACATATTATGTTTCgtacatatgcatacatataagtattttgaactattttgatatagaattttatctctttattttgcaTATACTATGTTGTAGGGTAAtgcttacaaaaaaaaattataagacgaAGGGTTTACCATTAAATAtcttttgctaatgattttaaaatattataacataacatGATGCATGTTCACCTAAATAAACCTATAAAAACTTATACTTATTAAGTGATTATTCACTATAAATTCTATTTTGCAGGTAAAGATATTAATACCTTACCCAAATGATTGAGTTGGAAAGTGAGCATGTACGAGCCTATGCCAATATAGATATAAACGATAACATGTGGATATTTATATGTGTATAACTTTTGGACATATTGTATAGGTGTGTATTTCTTTTAGTTAGAAGTAATACGTATGTATATGTATCAAAATCACTCTATACCGGAGGAATCctatcattttatttagtaaattaatATGTTTTATCTTTTAGATTGTCTATTATTTTTGCTAGACTCATTGATAACAGTAAAAGAATTGAATAACCAACATAAGAATTAGTTGAgttttctctttcctttctttGTTCATGTCTAACCTATCGTCAGTGAGAGACGCTTTACAGCTAATACATATGCTTTTGAAGTATGATTCAGAGTTGATAATCATGGAATCTCCAAGTGGTGTCCTCTCCTTTACGAACTACGAATGCAATTTCGACCACATTTTAGCAAAGTCTGATTGATGCAGGGACCTCTTTATGGAAAAGCCGTGCGAACGTGCTCCTCTCATGCTGAGATTCAATTCCCTATCAATAATCGAAGTTTTTGGTTTTTGTCAGCAGTTTGATTATGAGCTGATAGAAACTGAAAGAGAAAAGGAAGTCAGCCTGTAGCCTTGGAAAGACAAGATTGCTTGGATTTACAATCAATCACATATTAAACCCCTCATCACTTGCCTTAAACCACCTTTGGATGTTGTTGATCAAATTCCACCACCTTATTATATAATAATGGAGTAATGGAAatcttttctaaaaaaaaaaaaaacttgctgatGTCATAACGACTTTGGTATTAAAAACACTTTTTCGTTTTCTTTTGCTTTGTATGAATTTATCTGGTTAGTAGTAGCACAAAATAGTGGAGCTGTAAAAAGATAATTGATTTCTTTCTTGAGTCCAGGATATAGAAAATCAAATCTATAAAGAGTTGTCGAAATTGGTGCTACACTAAAGCATCGATTTGAATGAAGTGAGAAAACGTAAGGGTGAACATGGTCGTCAATCATTGATCttcttatttatatattattatacttttaaattagaaaaatatatttacaGATGAAATTCATAATTCCTtatcattattaagttcaaggaagATTTGACCTTTATCTTTTATTGGTCAAATCACCAAATGTGATGtttatcatttatattcattttgatatatttttttttgatgtcacacatatatgattTGTTCATATTATAATATCATGTGATTGAATAGGATTTccgttcttttcttctttttcagctAAATTACTTTTCTCACCGATTATTAGGATGATAATAACATGAAGAAACataatgactatatatatatatatatatatatatatatatatatatatatatatatatatatatatatatatatatatatatatatatatatatatatatatatatatatatatatatatatatattagatctcAGTTTAGTCACGTCCATAGCTTTGATTAGACCCCATCATCTTCGTTCTTTTGGGATTCATCGATTTGATTTCTATCACATCTTCGTTTTTTCCAAGACCTCCAAGAGACATTCATCTTTATTCTCAAGTGCAAGCTTAATTTGTAATTCTTACTTTATAGAttgatcttttcctttttttgcaAGTCTTTATTTATGAACTTGAAGAAAACTTATTAATTCTTAAAAAGATAATTGTTCTAAGTTCTTATATGAGATGTCTTATCAATAGTTTCAATGCATTTGAGCTACATAAGATAGTCCTGTACGTGAAAGTCGTGGTGCAGCACTAAATGAGCTTTCAAGCTAAAAGGAAATAAGCTATTCTTAAAGTTAAGTGAGTCACGAAGCAAAAGGGAAGCAATGCTATTAGGTTCCTCACTCATAGCATATGTGTAGTAAGCGTTAGCACTCGACCAGAATAGGAACTCTACTTTACTACTTAGCGCTGAAGACAGAAAGCCATAATCTTCATAAAGCCaataacctttttctatgatgtcAAGCCAAGAAATAACTGTTGGGACTTGTACTCTCTCACTAATGCTTATGGGAGAGTTTTCGAGGTGCCAACGTAAGCTTTGTTTTGAGCGAACACAGACTATAGTTGTGGTAGCATTAGAAAGTCAACACAGACCATAGTTGTGATAGAATTAGAAAGTCAAGAACTCTCGTTAGGGATGAGATTGCCAATTAatgtaattttcttaaaaaaaggGCGAAAGCAAGAGAACAAAGCCAAAGTGTGTAGTAGAGTTTTGTCACTCAATCGTATAATAGAATAAGTGCACTTCTCTTTATATTATAGCTAGTAAGGAGTAACACTTCAAGAAAAGAATTAAGACCTCAGCTCAAGTAGAAGAACACCATGCTTTTGGAACTCACATTCAATACTTAGTTATTGGGTTGGGAAAGGTTGAAGAACTCTTATATAAGAGCTCTTTAACCTCTATTCAACATAGCTAATGCAACATCTATCATTGAGGTACCTAAAATGTGTTGATCTTGATAAGACTTGATACTTGATATCAAGAACACTTACAAGTTAAATAAGTAACACATGCAAAAGAATATATAGCCTTATTTACTGGGAACATGAGCTATACATAAAACATCTGTCCTACATTCAATAGGCTCTCATGGGGAACATTAAAGATCACACTATTTTCCCTGCACACCCTCCTAAGGAAAGCATAGATGTAATCAACAGCAATCTTGTTCACGATCCCAGAGTTCCTACGTGCCCTCACAATTGTATTCCCAAGTATGTGCACCACCCCGGCTTCCTTACACctgttcaagaactccaattcatcACTCGTCGTGTTGCTAGTTTGCCCTGACGATCTCACTATACTGTTGTTCCCTCGACATGGAGATTGAGCAGGTACGATAAGATGGTGACAATTTCCATTCTCCCTCGCTGCTGTTAAAGCTATGGGTTTGTCTGTTACCTGTGTAGCTTGTAGGCTGTTCTCATCCGAATCCGAGTATCCTTCCATCATGCTCTCCAGTCGAACAAAGAGGGACAGACTGTCAAAGAGCATCTTCTCAAAGTCGTCGTCTTTCTTGTGGAGATCCTTGTATCCGTATCTGGTGACGCAACGGAACATATGGAAGCTCTTTGGCCCTATCCGCTTCACCAAGAACCGCTCTTCGAGTGGCACGGTATAGACCGGGAGGTACTTGATGCAGATGAAGACGACGACGGAGTGGATAGCAGGAAGGTTGGTGATGAAGTGGGAGAAGATGTGGGGGACGCCACTGGCTAGCTCCGTGTACACAAAACCTATCCCGGGAACCCGGACTAAGCCCAGGCTGGGGCCGAGGCCTAACATCCATGCCATGGAGACTCTGCTGTGCACCTCAAGCTCGTATCGCTTGACCGTGCAATAATGCCAAACATACATGACGACGAGGAATGCTGCAGCAATGACGAGAGGTACCCAGCCACCTTGATCTATCTTAAACAGCACGGCGGACAAGTAGGGGAGCTCCACCGACAGGGATAGAGTGGTGAAGATGGAGACAAGGATCCAATGGCTTCGCCAGACCAACAGCATAATTGGGATCATCAGAAACGTAGTCACCACCATAACTATCACCACTGCAGTTCCTGTTATCAAAAGAAAGCAAACAGTCGTTCAGTAACTTTTGGCAGCAATCGGTTCCACATTCCAGGCAGTCATGAGAAATGAACATGCTCAGTGTGCTCGTATTGTGGCACCATTATCATATGACAACATCTATCTCTGTTCTTTGAGATGCACATATGGCACAGGTTATCAAGATCAATCAAGCTTGCTTACCATATGCGTTTCCAATCTGActttgatttttgaatccaaCAGTTACTGCTATGCAAAGAATCATAAGGACCCAATTAATATCTGGAATATATATC
Protein-coding sequences here:
- the LOC135605317 gene encoding probable potassium transporter 11 isoform X2, with the protein product MNKSSHRGGTFALYSLLCRHARVSTIPNQHRTDEQLTTYSRHTYDESSLAATVKRWLESHAYKKNALLILVLIGTCMAIGDGILTPVISVLSASGGIKVNHPKMSNDVVVLVAVVILIGLFSLQHCGTDKVGWLFAPIVLLWFLLIGAIGALNIWKYDSSVLKAFYPIYIYRYFRRRKRDSWISLGGILLSITGTEALFADLCHFPVLAIQISFTLIVFPCLLLAYTGQAAYIIHHNGHVSDAFYRSIPDGVYWPMFIVATAAAIVASQATISATFSIIKQAHALGCFPRVKVVHTSKNFLGQIYIPDINWVLMILCIAVTVGFKNQSQIGNAYGTAVVIVMVVTTFLMIPIMLLVWRSHWILVSIFTTLSLSVELPYLSAVLFKIDQGGWVPLVIAAAFLVVMYVWHYCTVKRYELEVHSRVSMAWMLGLGPSLGLVRVPGIGFVYTELASGVPHIFSHFITNLPAIHSVVVFICIKYLPVYTVPLEERFLVKRIGPKSFHMFRCVTRYGYKDLHKKDDDFEKMLFDSLSLFVRLESMMEGYSDSDENSLQATQVTDKPIALTAARENGNCHHLIVPAQSPCRGNNSIVRSSGQTSNTTSDELEFLNRCKEAGVVHILGNTIVRARRNSGIVNKIAVDYIYAFLRRVCRENSVIFNVPHESLLNVGQMFYV